One part of the Dermacentor andersoni chromosome 2, qqDerAnde1_hic_scaffold, whole genome shotgun sequence genome encodes these proteins:
- the LOC126534839 gene encoding uncharacterized protein: MTQTDADFNGGVCTLFLSVTAEGAASTQVCHTSIVEKGVQASASVRSTAIGPNERSCAFLGYNSLIQRKDAFRELCGVSANVFSLLLSVLSPIVVREVDVPIFQKLSIFLMKMKLGVSFASIAVLFGLHRTTVSRIFYFVLTNLLNAMQKWIPEPSLGAVQATMPTCFKLHFPRCRYIIDCTELRTEEPPTTEQKRALFSHYKGGYTLKFLIGILPNGTVTFVSQAYGGRTSDTHITLESGFLDRIEPGDVILADKGFPGIKAPTESQKGIIVLPPFSKGNVQFTHEELERTYHVAQVCIHVERAIQRLKMFGIVNSRVPIDLIPHMSDIMRMCCILANLQPHIIEPSNPDTELV, translated from the coding sequence ATGACCCAGACAGATGCAGACTTTAACGGAGGTGTTTGCACTCTGTTCCTCTCTGTGACAGCAGAAGGCGCCGCATCTACACAAGTTTGCCATACCAGCATTGTTGAGAAAGGTGTACAAGCAAGTGCCTCTGTGAGATCGACAGCTATCGGACCGAACGAGCGCAGCTGTGCATTTCTTGGCTACAATTCTCTGATCCAGAGAAAGGATGCCTTTCGTGAACTGTGTGGTGTTAGCGCAAACGTCTTTTCTCTGTTATTGTCTGTGCTTTCACCCATTGTTGTGAGAGAAGTGGACGTGCCGATTTTCCAGAAGTTGTCCATATTCCTGATGAAAATGAAGCTGGGCGTTTCATTCGCCAGCATTGCAGTGCTTTTTGGCCTTCATCGCACGACAGTTAGCCGCATATTCTACTTTGTATTAACTAATCTGTTAAATGCAATGCAGAAATGGATACCGGAGCCATCGCTTGGAGCAGTACAAGCCACGATGCCCACATGTTTTAAGCTGCACTTCCCACGCTGCCGCTACATAATTGATTGCACAGAGCTTCGCACAGAAGAACCACCCACCACAGAACAGAAACGTGCCCTGTTTTCGCATTACAAAGGTGGCTACACGTTGAAGTTTTTGATAGGTATATTGCCAAATGGAACAGTCACCTTTGTGTCACAGGCGTATGGTGGCCGCACCTCAGACACTCACATTACACTGGAGTCAGGGTTTCTTGATCGCATAGAACCAGGAGATGTTATTTTAGCGGACAAGGGTTTCCCTGGAATTAAAGCACCCACTGAAAGCCAGAAGGGAATTATTGTGCTACCACCATTTTCGAAAGGAAATGTTCAATTCACCCATGAAGAGCTGGAGCGAACCTATCATGTCGCACAAGTGTGTATACATGTTGAAAGAGCTATACAGAGACTGAAAATGTTTGGCATAGTGAATTCAAGGGTGCCTATTGATCTGATTCCCCACATGAGTGACATAATGCGGATGTGCTGCATTCTTGCGAACCTTCAGCCACACATTATTGAGCCAAGTAATCCAGACACAGAGTTAGTTTGA